A single region of the Halichondria panicea chromosome 10, odHalPani1.1, whole genome shotgun sequence genome encodes:
- the LOC135343298 gene encoding uncharacterized protein LOC135343298: MDNQVRTVFVRPAFAQAFLNLRISFQFNSFHDFDWLLLNEVRFCTDPQPRFRPVVMFLAPLSNVIQPSAADLTRGSTELVCTVSSEGSYTWQWERDNVMIDNNRDYTITIGDGSRTTKLMINNLDFSDAAEYECTGTTVDLSNVPSTNSSIQDLQFPEFISAPDVSEYLQTGEVTLTCELHGYQSSLSPPVWLDLGGSEITTTTKYTITSDEGSKTIVFENGTAIPSVIISLTIRNLSLADGGTYTCRGVRGGESVTQLVIAEQTAPPTTQPTTPSINEGTNTLSTGTGGEQTTGDNTGVIAAAVVVVLFIVIILVAILVIALFVYIRFRDNKNNHTDDPMYDYPDELPPPPLPQPRTNQIQVTTIYETIMDTTNPAYGLTLSASAGISVDTNNAYGMVKDTRTTATNSTQQQNETPPATNPTFSDFEVAYI; the protein is encoded by the exons ATGGATAATCAAGTCAGAACTGTTTTTGTTCGACCAGCGTTCGCACAAGCCTTTCTCAACCTCCGAATCAGTTTTCAGTTCAACAGCTTCCATGATTTTGACTGGCTCCTACTCAATGAAGTACGATTTTGTACAGATCCACAACCAAGATTCAGGCCAGTTGTTATGTTCCTAGCACCGTTGTCCAATGTTATCCAACCTAGTGCGGCTGACCTGACAAGAGGATCAACAGAGTTAGTGTGcactgtttccagtgaaggaTCGTACACATGGCAGTGGGAGAGAGACAATGTTATGATAGACAATAATAGGGACTACACAATCACCATTGGAGACGGAAGCAGAACAACTAAGTTGATGATCAATAATCTAGACTTTAGTGATGCTGCTGAATATGAATGTACAGGAACAACAGTGGATTTATCGAACGTACCGTCTACAAACTCATCAATACAAGACCTTCAATTTCCAG AGTTTATCTCTGCGCCTGATGTCAGTGAATATCTACAGACTGGAGAGGTTACCCTGACCTGTGAGCTCCATGGTTACCAGtcatcactctctcctcctgtgTGGCTGGACTTGGGTGGCAGTGAAATAACTACCACTACAAAATACACCATCACTTCTGATGAAGGATCGAAAACAATTGTCTTTGAGAATGGCACTGCTATCCCTAGTGTGATTATCAGCCTTACAATTCGAAATCTATCATTAGCTGATGGAGGTACCTACACGTGTCGTGGTGTCAGAGGAGGGGAGAGTGTCACTCAACTTGTGATTGCAGAACAGacagcccctcccactacaCAGCCCACCACTCCCTCAATAAACGAAG GAACTAACACACTCAGTACTGGCACAGGTGGGGAACAGACTACTGGAGACAATACTGGAGTGATTGCCGCTGCCGTGGTTGTGGTCCTCTTCATTGTTATCATACTAGTGGCCATTCTTGTCATTGCTTTATTTGTTTATATCCGATTTCGAGACAACAAAAATAATCATACTGATGATCCTATGTACGACTACCCAGATGAGCTTCCACCTCCTCCACTACCACAACCCAGGACCAATCAGATTCAAGTAACTACCATTTATGAGACAATAATGGATACTACCAACCCAGCATATGGTCTAACACTATCAGCAAGTGCAGGCATCTCTGTTGATACCAATAATGCCTATGGTATGGTTAAAGACACTCGTACTACAGCTACTAATTCAACTCAGCAACAAAATGAAACACCTCCTGCTACCAACCCAACCTTTAGTGACTTTGAAGTTGCCTATATATAA
- the LOC135343309 gene encoding G2/M phase-specific E3 ubiquitin-protein ligase-like produces the protein MLKVTFIGEISVDYGGPRRELFSVLMRELFDKSGLFTGWPENAVPVHNVHALAENKFYITGKIVATSLVQGGPPPVCFSRAVADYIVFDEVRSSPDLQDIPDFEVRQNLEKMLTIVNVEELRSFTDEHLELRFECGYQKPTSSLQISDKEEILKTVWLHFVYFLPLAELQQLRKGLRETLQLEILMVQYPDDMHSFLATSIAFDVDGGDLLDWFVASYSERGSNKRKSEEAVYLMWSNYVMDCSDGDESGVSIGDILQFISGSRRLPAAGFPCIPSVHFTNEKILPKTSTCDVSITFPRSFDELPYEMFKKKMDMSVLDSAGFGGGP, from the exons ATGTTGAAGGTGACCTTCATTGGGGAGATTTCAGTGGATTATGGAGGTCCCAGGCGAGAGCTGTTCAGTGTACTCATGAGGGAGCTCTTTGACAAGAGTGGCCTTTTCACAGGCTGGCCTGAGAATGCTGTACCAGTGCACAATGTTCATGCCTTAGCTGAAAATAAGTTCTACATCACTGGAAAGATCGTTGCAACCAGCTTAGTACAAGGTGGGCCACCCCCAGTGTGCTTCAGCCGTGCTGTTGCAGACTATATTGTGTTTGACGAAGTGAGGAGTTCTCCAGACCTTCAAGATATACCTGACTTCGAAGTTCGGCAGAATCTTGAGAAG ATGCTAACTATTGTGAATGTTGAGGAACTCAGGTCATTCACTGATGAGCACCTTGAGCTTCGCTTTGAGTGTGGCTACCAGAAACCAACCAGCTCGCTGCAGATCTCAGATAAGGAGGAGATCCTGAAGACAGTGTGGCTCCATTTTGTGTATTTCCTCCCTCTTGCTGAGCTGCAACAGCTAAGGAAGGGATTGAGGGAGACCCTCCAGCTGGAAATTTTGATGGTCCAATACCCTGATGACATGCATTCGTTCCTTGCCACCTCAATTGCGTTTGATGTTGATGGTGGTGACCTCTTAGACTGGTTTGTGGCTAGCTACTCGGAAAGAGGAAGCAACAAAAGAAAGTCAGAGGAGGCTGTTTACCTCATGTGGAGCAACTATGTCATGGATTGCTCTG ATGGTGATGAATCAGGTGTGTCGATTGGTGACATTCTACAATTTATCTCTGGCTCTAGGAGGCTTCCAGCAGCTGGGTTTCCTTGTATCCCTAGTGTCCACTTCACAAATGAAAAGATTCTCCCTAAGACTTCAACATGTGACGTAAGCATCACCTTTCCAAGATCTTTTGACGAGCTGCCATATGAGATGTTTAAGAAAAAAATGGATATGAGCGTTTTGGATTCTGCTGGTTTTGGTGGTGGTCCGTAG